The genomic DNA GCGTGCCGTCGAAGGTGCAGGTTCGGCGCCTCGGCCGAACCGATCCGGCCGAGATTCAACGCCAAATTTTGCGCACGACCGCCGCCGCAACCGCCGACGACGTCTCCGTGCAACTCGCGATCGCGGCGCTTTGGAGCGGGCCCACGAACGTCGCTCCCGGCGAAGACCCCCTGGAGCGGATCGCCCGCACGGCGACCCTGTTCGACGACCGTGCGGCGAGCTTAGTTCGCATCTGCTCCGGCCCGACCGAACCTTGGCTCGTCCCCGATCAAGCGTGGCTGCGCGATATGAGCCCCGCCGCCGGCGACCGGCTCGATCCTTGGCTCCGCGACCAACTACGCTTGTACTTCGGCCGCTGGCTGGCTCAGCGGAAGATGTACGACCAAGCCCTCGTGGCGCTCGCCGGCCTTGAGCCGACCGACGTCGTCGACCCCGCCTCGCTCCTCTTCTATCAGGCCGCCGCATACCATCATCAGCTGCGCAAAGCGCCGGGGCTCCGGGCGATCGATCGTTTGTTGAACGACGTCGACCACTGTCCGGCGCGGTTTCAGATCGTCGCCGGCTTGATGCGCGAAGACTTGAAGAAGCTCGAAGACGAATCGCTCGATCACATCGCCCGCCGGATGGAAGACATCCGTCGCCGGCTCGACCACGGCCGGGCCGACAAGCGGACGCGCCGGATCGAAGACGGCGTGATCGCGTCGCTCGATAAGATGATCGAGGACCTGGAAAAGAAGCAACAACAGGGGGGCGGTGGCGGAGGTGGGGGCGGCGGCTCGCAGTCGGGCCAGCCGATGCAAGACAGCCAGATCGGCAAACAGAAGGGCCCCGGCCAAACCGACCCGAAAGATATCGGTCGCAAATCCGACTGGGGCGATCTTCCGCCCGAAGCGCGCGAACAGATCAAGCAACAAATCGGCCGCGACTTACCGGCCCATTACTACGACCTCATTCAGCAGTATTTCAACAACCCCGAACGGTCAGGGGCGCGGCCGAAATAGTTTCGTCTTCGCTCGCACCGTCCGCCGTTCGTCTCTACTTTTCCCGCACTTAGATCCGCATTCATGCTGAACTTCATCGCCCTCGCGCTGCTGGCCGCCGCCCCGGAGTTTCAAGCCGTCGGTTCCGACGGCTCGAAGTTTCGCGGAGAGCTTACCGAGTTCACCGGCGAGAAGGCCGTGTTCCGCACCAGCGAAGGGGAACGAAGCATCCCGACCGGCGGGCTCGTACGCATGATCCCGAGCGAAGCTTCGACCTCGATGGTCGGCACCGCCGTGGTTTGGGTCCGGATGCTCGACGGCACCCGTTTCGACGCCGTCTCCTACCAAGTCGCCGGCGGCAAGGCGACGATCTCGTTCGGCAAAGGGCTCGACATCGTCGTCCCGACCGCGACCATCCATTCCGTGCGACTGAAAGAGCAACCGCAAGCGATCGCCGAGCAGTGGAACGCGATTTTGAATCGCCCCGCGCCGGCCGATCTGATCGTGATCCGCGAAGAGACTTCGATCGATTACCTCGAAGGGGTCTTCGGCGACGTGACTGCCGACTCGGTGCAGTTCACGCTCGACGGCGAAGCGATTCCCGTCAAGCGCCCGAAAGTCGAAGGGCTGGTCTACTATCACCCCAAGGCTCCGACGCTCGAAGGCCCGTTCTGCGTCGTGACCGATCGAGCCGGCTCGTCCATTCAAGCCGCGCGCACGACGCTCGCCGCCGGCCGACTTAAGATCACGACGCCAACCGGTGCCGAGCTGACCCTGCCGCTCGAGCGTGTGAACGCGATCGACTTCCCGGCCCGTTATTTGAGCGAGATGAAGCCGGAAGCGTTATCGTTCGAGCCGTTGGTCCGCGAGCCGCGCATCGTCGCCGAGAGCATCGGCGCGCGCTACCGTCCCCGATTCGATCAAGCCATGGAGCCCGGCCCCTTGCGGCTCGGCGGGCGCGAATACTTTAAGGGGATCGCGCTGCACAGTCGTTCGAGCGTGACGTTCCTGCTGCCGGAGCCGTTCGTCAAACTGACGGCGATCGCCGGCATCGACGACCGCGTCCGCCCGCACGGCAACGTCTTGCTCACGATCCACGGCGACGATCGGGTGTTGCTCGAACGCAACATCACCGGCGCGGAAGAACCGCTGCCGATTTCTCTCGATCTTACCGGCGTGACCCGTTTGAAGTTCACCGTCGACTTCGGTGCCGATCGCATCGACGCAGGCGATTACTTAGATCTCTGCGATCCGAGGTTGTTTCAATGATGTCGTCACGCCGTCGGATGATGATCGCGAGCATGCTCGCGGCTTGGGTTGCCGTCGCCGATTTCGGCGCCGTGCCCGCGGCCTACGGAGACGTCGAGCGCGACGTGCTGGATGCCGAGGCGGCGCGAGTCGCCGTGATGGCCGAGGCTCGCAGCAAGACGGTCGCGATCTTCCCGCCGGAAGGAAACGGCGGCGGTTCCGGCGTGCTCATCTCGGCCGACGGCTACGCCTTGTCGAACTTCCATGTGGTGAAGGGCTCGGAAAAGTTCATGAAGTGCGGCCTGAGCGACGGCCGTTCGTACGACGCCGTCGTCGTCGGCATCGATCCGGTCGGCGACGTGGCCCTCATCAAGATCTTCGGCCGCGACGACTTCCCCCACGCCGAGTTCGGCGACAGCGATGCCGTGCGAACCGGCGATTGGGTCTTCGCTTCCGGCAATCCGTTTCTGCTCGCGCACGACTTCAAGCCGACCGTCACCTACGGCATCGTGTCCGGAGTGCATCGCTATCAATATCCCTCCGGCACGCTGCTGGAATACGCCGACTGCATCCAAACCGACGCCTCGATCAATCCCGGCAACTCCGGCGGCCCGCTCTTCGATGCACAAGGAAAGCTGATCGGCATCAACGGCCGCGGCTCGTTCGAGAAACGCGGGCGCGTGAACGTCGGGGTCGGCTATGCGATCTCGATCAACCAGATCAAGCACTTTCTCGGCTGCCTGAAAAGCGGCCGGATCGTCGACCATGCTACGCTCGGCGCGCGCACCGCGTCGGACGCCGACGGCCGTGTGATCGTCGCCGACATTCTGGAAGACAGCGATGCTTGGCGGCGCGGGCTGCGTATCGGCGACGAGATCACGGAGTTCGGCGGGCGGCAAGTCCGCACGGTCAACGCCTTCAAAAACATTTTGGGAATCTTCCCGCAAGGTTGGCGCGTACCGGTCACCTATCGCAACAAAGGGACGTCTCACAAGACTTTCATTCGGCTCGCGGGTGTCCACGATATCGAAGACCTAATCGAAAAAACGATGGGCAAGGCCGAACCCGAGAAAGGTCTCCCCCCCGGCCCGCCGAAGCCGCCGGAAGAGCCGGGCCCGAACGACAAGCCCGACGAGAAGAAGCCGAAGGACGGCCCCGAAGAGCAACCGAAAGAGGGCAAGTCTCAAGAAGATCATTTGCCGAAGAAGTTTAAGCTGCCGTTCCAAAAGTCGGACGCAGGTGAAGAGATCGCGGTGCCCGAGATCGTGAAGAAGCACTACGCCGAGAAGCGCGGCTTCGCGAATTACAAATTCAACGAGCATGAGCGCGACCGCACCTGGAACGCCCTCTCCCGTTCGATGCAACCCGCCGCTAGTATCGGCGGCACCTGGACGATCGAAGCGGAGCAAATCTCCGGAGGGGCCGCGGCTGCGAAATCGAACCTCACGATCACGATCGGCGACGCGTTGGTCGAATATCGGCTCCCTTCCGGCGCGGCGACGCTGCCGGTCGGCGGTTCGTTTGCCGGGGCAGTCGATCCGCAAGGAACCGGCGGCTTGCTCGCCGCCCTCTCGCTCTGGCGGCGGCTCATCGTGCTCGGCCCGACGCGCTTCGGCGACCTACGCTACGAAGGGGCGTTTTCCTTGCCGGGCCTGCCCGACAACTACGACGTATTGCTCGGCCGGCAGGCCGGCGTGGCCTGCCGCTTCTTCGTCGACCCGCGCAGCGGCGATCTTGTGAGCGTCGAAATGCAAGCCGACGACGAGCTGGATCCTTGCGAGCTTTTCTTCGCCGACTATCGGGAACAGAAGGGACGACGCTTACCGACGCGCATCGAGATCCGCCACGGCGATGCGACGTATGCCGTCGTCGTGCCGCGTGAATGGAAATTCTCGCCGGAGGCCGCGAAATGATCCGAGTTATGACTAACGCCGATGGGACATTTCGCCGCGCAGTGCTCTTTGCGGCGTGTTTCCTATTCGCCACGGGCGGAGCGCTCGAAGCGGCGCCGCTGCGCGAGGTGATTCGCGGGGCGCAGCCGAAGATCGTCAAAATTCAAGGGGCCGGCGGCTATCGGGGGCTCGAAGCCTATCAAAGCGGATTCCTGTTCTCCGCCGACGGCTACATTCTCACCGTAATGAGCTACGTGCTCGACACCGATTACATCACCGTCACGCTCGACAACGGCCGGAAGTTCGAAGAAGCGAAGCTCGTCGCTTCCGATCCTCGCTTGGAGTTGGCGGTACTCAAGATCGACGGATCCGAGTTGCCACACTTCGACCTTGCCGCTGCGACGACGGCCGACTCCGGCACGCGCGTCTTAGCGTTCAGCAATATGTTCGGCGTAGCGGTGGGTGATGAAGAAGCGAGCGTGCTGCACGGCGTCGTCAGCGTCGTGACGAAGCTCAACGCGCGACGTGGAGCGTTCGCCACTCCTTACGACGGCCCGGCGTATATCGTCGATGCGATGACGAATAATCCCGGAGCGGCCGGCGGAGCGCTCGTCGACTATCGGGGCAACCTGCTCGGGATGCTCGGCAAAGAGCTACGGCATACGCAGTCGAACATTTGGCTCAACTTCGCGATCCCCACTTCGGAGCTGCGCGAGACGGCCGAAGCGATCCGCACCGGCAAGTATGTGCGCCGCGCGCCGGAAGAACGAGTCGCCAAGCCCGACCAACCGCAAACGCTCGACCTGCTCGGGATCGTGCTGGTGCCCGACGTCTTGGAGCGGACGCCGCCGTTTATCGATGCCGTCGTGCCGGGCTCTTCCGCCGCGATGTCCGATGTCCGGCCCGACGATCAGATCTTGTTCATCAACAATCGCATCACGCAATCGTGCGCCGCCGTGCGCAACGAATTGGATTTCATCCACCGCGTCGATCCGGTGAAAGCCACTTTGCTGCGGGGGCAGGAGTTGATCGAAGTGACGCTTCGCGCGCCGCTCCGCAGCTCGACTTCGGCAGCTGCCGCGGAGAAAACACCGTGAGCTTGAATCGCGTTACCATGCCTGTTCGCTCGACTCTGCTCGCGGCGATTTGCTTCTTTGGCGCAGCAAACGCGCCTGGTATCTCCCATGCGGCCGAAGACCTGTCGCTCCGCGAAGAGGCTGCGTTCCGCGCGGCGGCGGCGCAGGTGTCCCCGTCGGTCGTCGCGATCGAAACCGTCGGGGGTTTGGATACGCTCGGCGAGTTGCTCGTCGGCACCGGTCCGACCGGCGGGCTCGTCGTGTCCGACGACGGCTATATTATTTCCAGCACCTTCAACTTCGCGCACAAGCCGGCGTCGATCATCGTGAGCCTCAACGACGGACGCCGCGCTCCGGCGAAGCTCGTCGCGCGGGACGAAGTACGCAAGCTCGTGCTGTTGAAGATCGACGCGCAGAAGCTTCCCGTAGCGCAAACCGCTCCCGAGTCGGATATCGCGGTCGGCATCTGGTCGATCGCGTTGGGCCGCGCGTTCGAGCCGGAGAAGCCGAACGTCTCCGTCGGCATCATCAGCGCCGTAAATCGAATCTGGGGCAAAGCGATTCAAACCGACGCGAAGATTTCGCCGGCGAACTACGGCGGTCCGCTGGTCGACATTCGGGGGCGCGTGCTCGGCGTGCTCGTGCCGTTGTCGCCGAACGAAAAAGAAGATCAGTCGGGAGTCGAATGGTACGACTCGGGCATCGGCTTCGCCGTGCCGATGGCGCATATCGAGCGGATCTTGCCCCGGTTGAAAAAGGGGGAAGACCTGAAAACCGGCCTGATCGGCGTTAGCTTTCGGGGGAAGAACGTCTACGCCGATCCGCCGATTATCGCTCGGGCCCGCGCGAATTCTCCCGCGTATCTAGCAGGGCTGCGTAAAGGAGATCGGATTCGGGCCGTCGAAGGGAAGCCGGTCGACTTGCAAGTGCAGGTGATGGAAGCGATTCAAAGCCGCTACGCCGGCGATAAGCTTCGTGTCTCGATCGCGCGCGGTCCCGACGGCAAGGAAACTTTCGATCGCGAACTGCCGCTCGTCGATCATCTCGATCCCTACAAGCGACCGTTTCTGGGTTTGCTCGCCGAGCGCAGCTCGCCCGCAGCGAACGAAGGGAAAGTCGTCGTGCGGTACGTGTACGAAGATTCGCCGGCGGCGCTGAAGGGAATCAAAGTCGGCGACGTCGTCCAAGCGATCAACGGAGCGGCGATCAAGGACCGCGACGCGCTCCGGCTTGCCGTTGCCGAATCGGAAGCCGGCAAGCCGCTCAAGCTCGAGCTGCAACGAGCGGGAGAGAAAGTCCAAGTCGAGCTCGAAGCCGCGCCGCAGCCGGAAACCGTCCCCGCGAAACTTCCGCAAGCAGCGGGCGAGCCTGCGGCCGGCGACGACGGGGCCGAGCCGAAGGGCGTGAGCGTGAAATTCGCCGAGCATAAGAATGAGTGCAAGCTCTACGTGCCGGAGACCTATTCGGAAAAGCACCCACATGGGCTGGTGCTGTTGCTGCATCCCGAAGGTGGTTTTCAAGACGCCGAGCTCGCAGCTCTCGTGAAGCAGTGGATGCCCCATTGCCGGCGCGATGGTTTGATGTTGCTCGTGCCGAGCGCCGCCGGCGAAGAAGGCAAATGGGCGGCGGCCGATCTGGAATTCATCGGCAAGGTGATCGATCGGGTCGCCGAAGGCTACGCGGTCGATCCGGGGCGCGTCGTTGCGCACGGCGTTGAAGAAGGAAGCCTCGTCGCTCTGCGCACGGCGGCTCAATTCCCCGAGCGCATTCGTGCCGCGGCGGTCGTCAACAGCCCTTCGCTCGCCGCACCGATCGAGGAAGATCCGGCCCATTCGATCGCCTACTACGTGGCGACCGTCTCCGACTTCCAAGCCAAGACGCGCATCGTCGCAGGCATCGAGCTTCTACGAAAGCAATTCCTGCCCGTCACGGTTCGCGAGTTGCCTCCGCAAGCCAATTATCTCGATGCCGAGCAACTCTCCGAGTTGGTGCGCTGGATCGATACGCTGGATCGGATCTGATGGCTGAAGACTCCGCAGCAAAGCAGGAAGCGAAACGCCGCCGCATGATTCTCGGCGTCCTCACGGGCATCATGGCCCTCATGGCGCTCTGGCTGAACGTGTTCGATCGCGCGACGGGCGACACCTACGCGGCGCTGCAATCCGGCAGCGTGCGCATGACGGCCGTCCTCGCCGTCCTCTGGCTCGCCCTTCCCGACACGACGAAAGGCCCCGGCGTCTGGATCTTTCTCGGCGCCCTCGTCTTCGCGGTTGCGATGCTCTCGCGCGCGGGGAAGCTCGGGTTCAAGGCCGTCATTCCGTTGATCGCGATTCTGAGCGCGTTGGCGTTCCTGCGCAAGTTCACAAGCGCGCTGACCGGCAAGCCGCGGTAGCGACGGCTTTTGCTCTAGCGCCGATCGCGCTGCGGCGTCACGCTCGCGGCGGTGTACGACGGTAGCGAAGTCCCCCCGCCGCCGGCTTCCAATCGCCCTCGAACGGAAACGAAATCACCGTTGCGGAACCCGTTCACAGGGCTCGTCGGCGAAAGCACGACTACGCCGCCGACCTGATCGGGCCGCTGCCCCGGCTCGACGTAGCGCAGGATCCACCGGCTATCGGCTGCGGAATACTCGAGCCGGCCGTTGAGCTGCGAATAGGCCGCGTCGAACCCAAAGGCCGGCTCTTGGCCCGGCAGCGTGGAGTTGCGCACGGTGGCGGGATCGATTCCCGAGGAGATCGGCGCGCTCGGCGCAGCGGCCGGCTGAGTGTAGCTTTGTTGTGTGGCGCGTCCGGCCCCTTCGGCGGTCTTCGGTTGCGACGTTCGGCCCGCGACCGGCAAGTCCATAATGTCGACCCCTCCGCGCGCGGCGCCGGTATACGTGCCGGAGTTGCCGGCCGAAGCAGACGGCGTCGACATAGCCGACGGCTCGACGATGCGAATCGATTGTCCGCCGGAGACTCCGTTCGACGGAATGCTCGAAGGCGCGATCGGCGCTGCGCCGCTCGTGCCGGTGAAGCGCGCCGGGGTCGACGAAGGATTTACGGTCGCCGGTTGCGCGGGAGTCGTGAACGGGTTCGGCGGCGTCGCGCCGGTGCTATTGTTCGAGTTGAATCCGCCCGGCGGGCTGTAGATCGAGCTGCCGGTCGTCGAGGTATTCAGCGTGGGAGGCGCGGCGGGATAGTTCCATGCGCCGGGGGGCTGCGCTCCGACGCTGCCGGTCGGCGGTGCCGGAACTTTCGTGCGCCCGAGAAACGGATCGAGCGCGGCAGGTCGGTTCTTGCAACCGCTGCACAAACTCAACAACATCGCCAGCGCGAGCAAGCGCCCCATAACTCGAACTCCGCTAAAACACCACGCGGCGCAACTCGGCCCTGCCGATTCGCCCTACGAAGGGGTGCTAGAGTAGCGAAATCGGGACGAGCGCCTAGAGCGGTCGGAGCGGAGCGACGACCGAAGACGGACGCCGGCACTGCTTCCCGGCCTGCCGATTTATGAACGCTCCCGCTGCCGTTAGCGGCCGAGCTTAGTTGCCGACGCGTTCAAGATGGTGCGCTCGAAGTGCGGGTTCACGATGCGGTGCGGCACGGCCGACGCCGATTTATCGGCTTTCGAAGCGGCACCGACGCCTCCCTTCGAGTTCGCCTTCGGCGGCTTGAAGCCTTGCAACGGTCCCGCCTTCGGCGAAGGGGAAATAACGGGTGCCGGCGTCGGAGCGCCATTCGGCGCGGTAGGTCCGTTCGAGCCGCTAGCCGAAGGAAGCTGTTCGATAAACGGATTGACCACCATCTCCGGTCCGGCCGGCGCGACGTCAGGCGTTTGCACGATGCCCGGATAAGCGAACGGGCTGTAGCCGAACGTACGCGGCACGGCACGGCTGTAGTACACCGGTGGGTGCAACGCGAAGTACGGCAGGCGATCTTGATCGTAGACCGTGTAGACGTTGCGGCCGTAGAACTGCGGATAGCCCATCCATCCCCATTGCGCATGGGCATCGCCGGGAGCGAAGATGGAAAGCAGGGCGGCAAGGACGAGGGCACGCGACAAGTTGCGGATCATAGATGCACCCAAGAGGCGATTCGTGTAAAGTCGATTGTTGGTTTCGGAAGAGTCGAGTCGACGGCCGAAACGGCGACGGTCTGCCGTAGGCCGAACCGGTGATTTTCGTACCGTATCTTCCAGGCTAATCCGAATGACCGGCCCGACAACTGGAAAACGGCCGAGTTCGACCGGCGGACGAGCACCGAACACTTTGAAACCACCCCTTTCGCCCCCATTCGACGTCGCCGCGGAGCACGCCTCGACGTTGACCGTGAAGCTAAAAAACGAGGCCGAACGGCTCGGTTTCAGCCTCACGGGGATTGCGCCGGCCGTCGCGCCGACCGGTTTCGAGCGGCTCCGCCAATGGCTCGCCTCGGGCTACGGCGGCACGATGCACTATCTCACGGAGCGCGAATCAGCCTATGCGCATCCGAAGCATGTACTCGAGGGAGTGCGGAGCATCGTCGTTCTCGCGATCGGCTATCGCACCTCGGAACCGGTGCCGATCGAGCCCGGGCAAGGTCGGGTCTCGCGCTATGCGTGGGGGAACGACTACCACGACTTGATCCACGATCGGCTGCATTCTTTGGCAGACTTCTTGCGCGCGAGCGTGCCGGGAGCGCGCGTGCGCGGCGTCGTCGACACCGCGCCGCTGCTGGAGCGCGAGTTCGCGCAACTCTCCGGGCTCGGCTGGATCGGCAAGAACACCTTGCTGCTCAATAAGCAGTGGGGGAGCTACTTCTTTCTCGCGGCGCTGCTCACCGACCAGGAGCTCGCGTACGATGCTCCGCACGAAACCGATCATTGCGGCACCTGCACGGCTTGCTTAGACGCCTGCCCGACGCAAGCGTTCGTCGCGCCGTATGTGCTTGATGCGCGGAAGTGCCTGAGCTATACGACGATCGAACTACGCGACTCGATTCCCGAAGAGCTCCGTGCGGGCCAGGGGGATTGGGTCTTCGGTTGCGACGTCTGCCAAGACGTTTGCCCGTGGAATCGCAAAGCGCCGATCGTCGACGAGCCGGAGTTCCGGCCGCGCGACGTTTCGCATCCGCTGGACTTGATCGAGCTGTTCGATTTAGACGACGCCGGCTTTCGCCAACGATTTCGGCATACGCCGCTGTGGCGCTCGAAACGACGCGGAATTCTGCGCAACGCCGCGATCGTACTGGGGAATCAACGCTGTATCGACGCTATTCCGACACTCACGAAAGGCTTGGCCGACGAGGAGCCTCTGATACGCGAGGCTTGTGGTTGGGCGCTGGAACGGATTTCCGCGAAACCGTAAGCGACCTGACGGTTTCCGAGTCAAACGCACTATAAAGCGACTCGCAACTTGCGTTACCCAATCTCGCAGGTCGTGTCTTCCGGCGATTCATCGGGGTGATCCGGCGGGTACCGGCCCGGCAGGTCTTCCGAATAGTATTTGTCGAGGACTTGCTGCAACTGTTCCGTGCAAGAAACCGCGATGAAGGCGTTGCGAACTTCCAAGGCTTGCGGGTGCAGCCGCGAATACTTGATGCCGAACTTGCGCATCTGCCGCCCAAAGTGGTTGCTGCCGTAAATGCCTTCGGCCAAGCGATAATGCTCGTGAATGATTTCGCGCTGCGCAAACACGCTCGGCGGCGGGGGCAGCGGCAACCCGGCGGCCAGCGCTCGGCATTGCTCGAAGATCCACGGATTGCCGATGCAGCCGCGCGCGACCGTCACGCCGTCGATGCCCGTCTGACGGATCATGTCGAGGCAGGCCTGCGCCGTGAACAAGTCGCCGCTGCCGATCACGGTGCGCGAGCCGGCGTGGCGTTTCACTTCCGTGAGGAATTCCCAACGGCTCGGGCCCACGTAGCGCTGATGGACCGTGCGACCGTGGACCGTGATGGCCGCTACGCCTCGAGCGAACGCGCCGTCGAAGATCGTGAAGAAGTTGTCGCGGCTTTGCTGTGTGTCGTCGAGCCCGCGTCGCATTTTCACCGAGACGGGAACGTGCGGCGGCACGACATCGCGCACGCGCGAGACGATCTCGAGCGCCGTGTCGGGCGTGCTCAAGAGAAAGCCGCCGCGACAACGCCCGAGCACCTTCTTCACCGGGCAGCCGAAGTTGATGTCGACCACGTCGAAGCCGGCGGCGACGAGCTCCAGAGCGGCCGCTGCAAACTGGTCGGGCTCGCTGCCCATGAGCTGGCCCGCGACCGGATGCTCGCCGGGGTCGACCTGGAGAAATCGCTTTTTCAGCTTGTTGCCGGCTTCGAGAATCAGCTTGTCGAGCACCACTTCGCAGAGCGTATACGAAGCCCCGAGCTTACGCGCGATGACGCGCATCGCCATGTCGCTATAGCCGCTCAAGGCCGCTTGGACGATGGGGAACCCGATGTCGACGGACCCGATCGCGAGATGCGGTAAGAGGAGCGGCGGCGATGCTAGATATGGAGCTGGATTCATCCCAGCGATTATAACAGATTGCGACGGGCGGATTGAGGGCTCGCGAAACCGCAAGCGGACCACGACGCGGCACGGCTGAATTGTAAACTCTCTAAACTGACCGCTGCCGCCAAGGCGCGTCTTCTGCTAGCGCAAAAAAAAAATCGCCACGGGGGTCACCGTGGCGATTTTTAAGATGTCTTCTAATCGGCGATATCGAACTAATTTCGGACTACTTAGCGGACGAGTTCCTTGCGGCCGCCGATCAGCGTGCGGAGGCGTTCCGCGAGCAGAGCAGCGTCGAAAGGCTTCTTGAACGTTTCGTTGATCGTCGAGCGATCGATGCCCGCCGTGTTGCCGTCGTCCGGCAGCAAAGCGATCAAGATCGTTTCGGCGTACTCCGTATTGCGACGGAGATTTTGGCAAATTTGGAGGGCCTCGGTTCGACCGATCGAGAAGTCGACCACGATGCTATCCGGATGGAAACTCTCGGCTTGGATACCGGCTTCGAAGCCGGACGCCGCGACCGATTGCTTAAACGATTTTTCAACCGGCAGTTCACGCTTCAGATTCTCGATGAGGATCTGATCTTGACTGACGATGAGCACCTTGGCCATCGCTTCGTCTTCCAAGTCGCCAAGGGGCATACCATGCTCCTTGAGGAACTTGATCAGGTACTCACGAGGAATCCGTCGATCCTGCGAGCCAGGGATGCGGTATCCCTTGAGCCGGCCGGAATCGAACCACTTACTGACGGTGCGGGGGGCCACTTTACAGATCTTAGCGACCTGTCCCGTAGTGAATACCTTCATCGCACGCTCTCCCGTTGTCTATACGCTGTTTGGTTTATGGAGCACGCGCCGCTGTTGCGTTGTTTGCGGCACATGCGGTCCCTTGCTTGCGGTCGGCGGTATCGGGGCATGCCCTTTGTGTCCGTGGGTGGTTCGGAACACAAACCGCAAACAACTGGGTTGGGACCCTTCTCGCTTCGGGTGTTGGTGTTGTCGGCTCGGTCTCGGTTTCGAAATCGAAACCTCGGCCAAGAATCTCATTCGGCGACTTCGGCATTCGGAAACCAAAGAAACGGTGCGCGACCTTTCAGGCTTGTTACAGCCCGCAGATTACGGAGCTTCTCAGGCGACCGGCAGCACTGTTGCCCGGCGAGGCAAGGTCAGAGGGGAGCAGCCACAAGACACACCGAACGAGCGCGCGGGATTGCGCTCAATCGATGCAAGCACGAATACGCTTGGCTGACGGCAGGTTCCCCCCTGCAGTCTCGTTTCAAGAGGGCCGCTTCTTGCGAAGCCGCACTTTCAAAACATGACCTTCCGTAAGTTACTTTCGATTGCGGACGGGGGTTTACTTTAGAAACATTTGCCGCGTGTAAGGAACATCGCGGTCCGCAGCGTCGTGACGAGCGATTCCGCCGCAGTATTTACGGCAATAATGAGGGTTCGGACCATTGTGGATATTTTTGCGAAGCTACCGATCAACCGGCCGGAGCGATCGGAAATATCCGGCTGGCAGCACCGCTCTGGATCGAAAACGACGATTTTTCCGATTATTCCGGCGCAGGAGAAGCGCTGAGCACCGCACCCGACAATCGTTGCTCGTCGCGCAATCCAAGCCTCGGGTCGAACGAGCCCGCCGCGCTAGTCGATGACGATCAGCCCGTCATCCAACTCATTGACGTCGTCCGTAGCGCGCGGAAGGACGGCCGCCAAGCGATCGCCGGCGGTGCGAGCCACGTCGCAGATCGCGCCGATCGGCGATTGCTTGCGGAGCTCGGCAGTGAGTTGCCGGCACAGCTCGTCGAGCGCCGGTTGCCCGAGCTTTTCCAACACCGACTGATCGGCGATGATCGCGGCCATCCGTTCGAAGAGGGAAACATAGATCAATAGTCCCGACCCGCCGGCAGTGCGGTGAATGCGC from Planctomycetia bacterium includes the following:
- a CDS encoding NPCBM/NEW2 domain-containing protein, which codes for MLNFIALALLAAAPEFQAVGSDGSKFRGELTEFTGEKAVFRTSEGERSIPTGGLVRMIPSEASTSMVGTAVVWVRMLDGTRFDAVSYQVAGGKATISFGKGLDIVVPTATIHSVRLKEQPQAIAEQWNAILNRPAPADLIVIREETSIDYLEGVFGDVTADSVQFTLDGEAIPVKRPKVEGLVYYHPKAPTLEGPFCVVTDRAGSSIQAARTTLAAGRLKITTPTGAELTLPLERVNAIDFPARYLSEMKPEALSFEPLVREPRIVAESIGARYRPRFDQAMEPGPLRLGGREYFKGIALHSRSSVTFLLPEPFVKLTAIAGIDDRVRPHGNVLLTIHGDDRVLLERNITGAEEPLPISLDLTGVTRLKFTVDFGADRIDAGDYLDLCDPRLFQ
- a CDS encoding trypsin-like peptidase domain-containing protein, which produces MSSRRRMMIASMLAAWVAVADFGAVPAAYGDVERDVLDAEAARVAVMAEARSKTVAIFPPEGNGGGSGVLISADGYALSNFHVVKGSEKFMKCGLSDGRSYDAVVVGIDPVGDVALIKIFGRDDFPHAEFGDSDAVRTGDWVFASGNPFLLAHDFKPTVTYGIVSGVHRYQYPSGTLLEYADCIQTDASINPGNSGGPLFDAQGKLIGINGRGSFEKRGRVNVGVGYAISINQIKHFLGCLKSGRIVDHATLGARTASDADGRVIVADILEDSDAWRRGLRIGDEITEFGGRQVRTVNAFKNILGIFPQGWRVPVTYRNKGTSHKTFIRLAGVHDIEDLIEKTMGKAEPEKGLPPGPPKPPEEPGPNDKPDEKKPKDGPEEQPKEGKSQEDHLPKKFKLPFQKSDAGEEIAVPEIVKKHYAEKRGFANYKFNEHERDRTWNALSRSMQPAASIGGTWTIEAEQISGGAAAAKSNLTITIGDALVEYRLPSGAATLPVGGSFAGAVDPQGTGGLLAALSLWRRLIVLGPTRFGDLRYEGAFSLPGLPDNYDVLLGRQAGVACRFFVDPRSGDLVSVEMQADDELDPCELFFADYREQKGRRLPTRIEIRHGDATYAVVVPREWKFSPEAAK
- a CDS encoding S1C family serine protease, which encodes MTNADGTFRRAVLFAACFLFATGGALEAAPLREVIRGAQPKIVKIQGAGGYRGLEAYQSGFLFSADGYILTVMSYVLDTDYITVTLDNGRKFEEAKLVASDPRLELAVLKIDGSELPHFDLAAATTADSGTRVLAFSNMFGVAVGDEEASVLHGVVSVVTKLNARRGAFATPYDGPAYIVDAMTNNPGAAGGALVDYRGNLLGMLGKELRHTQSNIWLNFAIPTSELRETAEAIRTGKYVRRAPEERVAKPDQPQTLDLLGIVLVPDVLERTPPFIDAVVPGSSAAMSDVRPDDQILFINNRITQSCAAVRNELDFIHRVDPVKATLLRGQELIEVTLRAPLRSSTSAAAAEKTP
- a CDS encoding PDZ domain-containing protein gives rise to the protein MPVRSTLLAAICFFGAANAPGISHAAEDLSLREEAAFRAAAAQVSPSVVAIETVGGLDTLGELLVGTGPTGGLVVSDDGYIISSTFNFAHKPASIIVSLNDGRRAPAKLVARDEVRKLVLLKIDAQKLPVAQTAPESDIAVGIWSIALGRAFEPEKPNVSVGIISAVNRIWGKAIQTDAKISPANYGGPLVDIRGRVLGVLVPLSPNEKEDQSGVEWYDSGIGFAVPMAHIERILPRLKKGEDLKTGLIGVSFRGKNVYADPPIIARARANSPAYLAGLRKGDRIRAVEGKPVDLQVQVMEAIQSRYAGDKLRVSIARGPDGKETFDRELPLVDHLDPYKRPFLGLLAERSSPAANEGKVVVRYVYEDSPAALKGIKVGDVVQAINGAAIKDRDALRLAVAESEAGKPLKLELQRAGEKVQVELEAAPQPETVPAKLPQAAGEPAAGDDGAEPKGVSVKFAEHKNECKLYVPETYSEKHPHGLVLLLHPEGGFQDAELAALVKQWMPHCRRDGLMLLVPSAAGEEGKWAAADLEFIGKVIDRVAEGYAVDPGRVVAHGVEEGSLVALRTAAQFPERIRAAAVVNSPSLAAPIEEDPAHSIAYYVATVSDFQAKTRIVAGIELLRKQFLPVTVRELPPQANYLDAEQLSELVRWIDTLDRI